The window ATCTCGGCGACGCGGATCCAGGGCTGGATCGATCGGGCGAAGGTTCGCTGAGAGCGACGGTTCGTTGACCACGATTCCGGTAACAAATTCTCGCGTCAGTCGCCGGCACCAGACCTCGAAAACCGCAAGAGCGTTAGGCCACCCCTTCGTTGTGAGCACATGAACGAACCGCGTGTCGTCATCGACGAGGCGGACGTGCTCCATCTCGTCGAGGCGATCGGGGATGGGGACGAGGGTGGGAACGGGGCCATCGACGGCGCCCCCTCCCTCCGCGTTCCCGTCGAAGTCCGGGTTTCCGTCGACGATCCATTTCTCGCCTACCGGCGAGCCCGAGACGATTCCGGCGGTGCCTTCTTCGAGACGACAGGCGGCCAGTCGGGATGGGGATACTTCGGCGTCGAGCCGGTGGAGCGGGTGACGGTCGGCGCTGACGCCGAGATCTGCCCCATCGAATCGGCAGGCCAGCCACCGATCACCGCCGAGGAATCGGAGGCGACGATCGACACACCCGAGACGATTTCACCGACGCTCGCAGCACTCGAGGGCCTGCTCGAGACGGCGACGCTCGTTCGCGGCGACTGCGACGTGCCCTACCCCTGTGGCGTCCTCGGCTGGCTCTCGTACGACGTCGCCCGAGAACTCGAGTCGCTGCCGGGGTCGGCCGTCGACGATCGTGGACTGCCCCGACTGGAGGTGGGCCTGTTCGACCGCCTCGCCGCCTGGGAGTGTCCTGTCGACGACGGCCCAGTCACGCTTCGGGTGACTGCGTGCCCGCGAATCCATCGGGAGGAGCTACTCGAGGACGGCGAACTCGAGGACAACTGGGAGGACGTCGCAACGGCGACCTACGAACGCGGTCGCGAGCGTGCGCTCGAGTTAGCACGTTCGGCGGTCGAGGGCGACCCTACCGTTGGATCGCCTGCAGTGGCCGCCCCGGACGCAACCTTTGAGAGTACCTGCGGGCGCGAGGCGTTCGCCGACCGCGTTCGGCGGGTCAAGGAGTACGTGCGCGATGGCGACACCTTCCAGGCGAACATCTCTCAGCGACTGGCCGCGCCAGCGGCCGTCAACCCCGTCGCCGCCTACGACGCGCTCCGCGAGGTGAACCCCGCGCCGTACTCGTGTCTGTTCGAGGGACGAGCCGCCGATCTCGTGAGTGCGAGCCCGGAACTGTTGCTCGAGCGCGACGGCGACTTCGTCCGAACGGAGCCGATCGCTGGAACCCGCACGCGCGGTGGGACGAAGGCCGAGGACGAGGCACTCGAGGCGGACTTGCTCGGCGACGACAAAGAGCGGGCCGAACATGCCATGCTCGTCGACCTCGAGCGGAACGACTTCGGGAAAATCTGTGCCTACGGCAGCGTCGACGTATCGGAGTACCGGCGGGTGGATCGCTACTCCGAAGTAATGCACCTCGTCTCGAACGTGACCGGTCGGCTGCGCCCCGACGCATCGCTGGCCGACGCCATCGCGGCAACGTTCCCCGGGGGGACGATTACTGGTGCGCCGAAGCCGCGGACGATGGAGATCATCGACGAACTCGAAGACACACGTCGCGGGCCCTACACCGGTGGCGTCGGGATCTTCGGCTTCGATGGACGAGCGACGATCAACATCATCATCCGGACGCTCGTCCGATACGAGGACGAGTACCACCTCCGTGTGGGTGCCGGGATCGTCCACGACTCCGACCCCTACCGGGAGTACGACGAGACGCTCGCGAAAGCCCAGGCGCTGTTGAACGCGATCAACGCCGCGCTCGGCGAGCGGGCGGGGATGGCAGTGTCGCTCGAGGCCGGCGTCGGGGTTGAGGAGGGTGAGAACGATGACTGACGAACCGACGAGGACGACGACGGGAGAAGCGTCCACCAGAATCCTCGTAATCGACAACTACGACTCGTTCGTGTACAACCTGGTGCAGTACGTCGGCGAAGTCGCCGACGAGGTGATCGTCCGCCGGAACGACGCGCTGACCCTCGAGGCCGTTCGCGACCTCGATCCGACCGGGATCGTCGTCTCGCCCGGGCCGGGCACGCCAGCGGAGGCGGGGATCTCTATTCCGCTCTTCGCCGACCTCGAGCGCCCAATTCTGGGGGTGTGTCTCGGCCACCAGGCGCTGTGTGCGGCCAACGGGGCACCCGTCGTCTATGCCCCTGAGGTCGTTCACGGCAAGCCGTCGGTGATCGAGCACGCAGGGGAGGGGCTATTCGAACACCTGCCCGACCGCATCCAGGTCGGTCGCTATCACTCCCTGGCGGTCGAACGTGACGCGCTTCCGGATTCGCTGGTCGAGACCGCGAGTACGGCCGACGAACGCGACGTGTTGATGGCCGTTCGGCACTGTGAGCGGCCGCACATCGGGGTTCAGTTCCACCCCGAGAGTATTCTGACTCGAGAGACGGTCGGTGGGAACGGGACAGGCGGGACGGGAAGGACCGACGGGACAGACGGGACAGTCGAAGCAATATCCAGTTCCGCCGATTCCGCCGCCTCGAGCGGCGAACGGATCTCCCTCGAGATGGGAAAGACGATGATTCGAAACTTCTGTACGCTGGCGGTCGATCACGCCGGGAGGGAGTCGTGACCGACGACGGAACCACCGAGCGTCAGTACCACCTCGACGGGGAACTGGTTCCGGCATCAGCCGCAACCGTCAGCGTCGACGACCGGGGTTTTCGCTACGGTGACGGGGCGTTCGAAA of the Natronosalvus vescus genome contains:
- a CDS encoding anthranilate synthase component I family protein, producing the protein MNEPRVVIDEADVLHLVEAIGDGDEGGNGAIDGAPSLRVPVEVRVSVDDPFLAYRRARDDSGGAFFETTGGQSGWGYFGVEPVERVTVGADAEICPIESAGQPPITAEESEATIDTPETISPTLAALEGLLETATLVRGDCDVPYPCGVLGWLSYDVARELESLPGSAVDDRGLPRLEVGLFDRLAAWECPVDDGPVTLRVTACPRIHREELLEDGELEDNWEDVATATYERGRERALELARSAVEGDPTVGSPAVAAPDATFESTCGREAFADRVRRVKEYVRDGDTFQANISQRLAAPAAVNPVAAYDALREVNPAPYSCLFEGRAADLVSASPELLLERDGDFVRTEPIAGTRTRGGTKAEDEALEADLLGDDKERAEHAMLVDLERNDFGKICAYGSVDVSEYRRVDRYSEVMHLVSNVTGRLRPDASLADAIAATFPGGTITGAPKPRTMEIIDELEDTRRGPYTGGVGIFGFDGRATINIIIRTLVRYEDEYHLRVGAGIVHDSDPYREYDETLAKAQALLNAINAALGERAGMAVSLEAGVGVEEGENDD
- a CDS encoding anthranilate synthase component II is translated as MTDEPTRTTTGEASTRILVIDNYDSFVYNLVQYVGEVADEVIVRRNDALTLEAVRDLDPTGIVVSPGPGTPAEAGISIPLFADLERPILGVCLGHQALCAANGAPVVYAPEVVHGKPSVIEHAGEGLFEHLPDRIQVGRYHSLAVERDALPDSLVETASTADERDVLMAVRHCERPHIGVQFHPESILTRETVGGNGTGGTGRTDGTDGTVEAISSSADSAASSGERISLEMGKTMIRNFCTLAVDHAGRES